The Pirellulimonas nuda genome includes a region encoding these proteins:
- a CDS encoding DUF1015 domain-containing protein encodes MPHLTPFRGQRYDLARVGALSDVVAPPYDVIDAQLQQQLYDRHPENVVRLILNKDQPGDNDGENRYTRAARLLRTWTRDGVLFTEGDPAIYVYHQQFTEQGREFTRRGFMCRCRLTRFGEGNVYPHEETHGGAKADRLKLWRACRANLSQIFGLYPDPDNAAQTLLDTAIIGQTALEATDHLGVLNRLWPVTDPDVQNELAALMTDLPLYIADGHHRYETACNYRDEVAAEWRAEHGTDLPADHPAQSVLMMCVSMSDPGMIVLPTHRLFRGLPAMSAAQLQAKLGDCFSYEPAGTGPGGAPGVWEQVEMEDDQGTLALYTAADQAWTLCRITDAGRKRMAEASTDHTPAWQRLGVSLLHRLIIDTLLQAADAPAPKYVRAIDEVVHGLTHGDDTGRDLTGQQATGGHFNLAAIVMPATVEDIRILSNAGERMPAKSTYFYPKVLSGLVINPLE; translated from the coding sequence ATGCCGCACCTTACCCCCTTCCGCGGCCAGCGTTACGACCTCGCCCGCGTGGGCGCCCTCTCGGACGTGGTCGCCCCGCCGTACGACGTGATCGACGCCCAACTGCAACAGCAGCTCTACGACCGCCACCCAGAGAACGTGGTGCGGCTGATCCTGAACAAGGACCAGCCCGGCGACAACGACGGCGAGAACCGCTACACCCGCGCCGCGCGGCTGCTGCGTACGTGGACACGCGACGGGGTGCTGTTCACCGAGGGGGACCCCGCGATCTATGTCTACCACCAGCAGTTCACGGAGCAGGGGCGCGAGTTCACCCGCCGCGGGTTCATGTGCCGCTGCCGGCTCACCCGGTTTGGCGAGGGCAATGTCTACCCCCACGAAGAGACCCACGGCGGCGCCAAGGCGGACCGGCTCAAACTGTGGCGGGCCTGCCGGGCGAACCTGTCGCAGATCTTCGGCCTCTACCCCGACCCGGACAACGCGGCCCAGACGCTGCTCGACACGGCGATCATCGGGCAGACCGCGCTCGAAGCCACCGACCACCTGGGGGTGCTCAACCGCCTGTGGCCGGTGACCGACCCCGACGTTCAAAACGAACTCGCGGCGCTGATGACCGACCTGCCGCTCTACATCGCGGACGGCCACCACCGCTACGAGACCGCCTGCAACTACCGCGACGAGGTCGCCGCCGAGTGGCGCGCCGAGCACGGCACGGACCTGCCCGCCGACCACCCGGCCCAGAGCGTGCTGATGATGTGCGTCTCGATGAGCGACCCGGGGATGATCGTGCTTCCCACCCACCGGTTGTTCCGCGGCCTGCCGGCGATGAGCGCCGCTCAGCTTCAGGCCAAGCTGGGCGACTGCTTCTCCTACGAGCCCGCGGGCACGGGCCCCGGCGGGGCGCCCGGAGTGTGGGAGCAGGTGGAGATGGAAGACGACCAGGGGACGCTGGCCCTGTACACCGCGGCCGACCAGGCGTGGACGCTGTGCCGCATCACGGACGCCGGCCGCAAGCGGATGGCCGAGGCCTCCACCGACCACACCCCCGCCTGGCAGCGGCTGGGGGTGAGCCTGCTGCACCGGCTGATAATTGACACGCTGCTGCAGGCCGCCGACGCCCCGGCGCCCAAGTACGTCCGGGCCATCGACGAGGTGGTGCACGGCCTCACGCACGGCGACGACACCGGCCGCGACCTCACCGGCCAGCAGGCCACCGGGGGCCATTTCAACCTGGCGGCGATCGTCATGCCCGCCACGGTAGAAGACATCCGCATCCTCTCCAACGCCGGCGAACGCATGCCGGCCAAGAGCACCTACTTCTACCCGAAGGTGCTGAGCGGGCTGGTGATCAACCCGCTCGAGTAA